The genomic region CGAACATCCGGGCGATGTGCTGATGTTCCTGCCGGGGCAGCGGGAGATCGGGAAGGTGCAGGCATTGTTGGCGCAACAGAGCCCCTCTCCCGCCGGGAGAGGGGTTGGGGAGCGGGTCGGTGGAACTGATTCGCGATCGGATCATCGCGCGTCGGACGAACCCTCATCCGGCGCTTTGCGCCACCTTCTCCCGAGGGGAGAAGGGAACAGCCAAGATGTCGAAATCCTCGCGCTCCACGGCGAACTTCCGGTCGAACAGCAGTCGCGCGTGCTGCAACCGTCGCAGGACGGTCGCCGCCGCGTGGTGCTGGCGACCAACGTCGCCGAATCCAGCGTCACCCTGCCCGGCGTGCGCGTCGTCATCGACAGCGGCCTGGCGCGCGAGCCGCGCTACGATCCGAACAGCGGCTTTTCGCGATTGGACGTGGTGAGCATCGCGCAGTCGTCGGCGGACCAGCGCGCGGGTCGCGCCGGCCGTGTCGCCGAGGGCTGGGCTTACCGACTCTGGCCGGAATCGCAGCGACTGGAACCGCAGCGCCGGCCGGAGATCGCGCAGGTCGAACTCGCATCGCTGGCGCTGGAACTCGCGGCCTGGGGCAGCGACGACCTGCGTTTCGTCGATGCGCCGCCGACCGGCGCGATGGCCGCAGCGCGCGAATTGCTGCAGCGACTCGGTGCGCTGGATACTGGCAATGCGATCACCGCGCTCGGACGCAGGATGCTGGCGATCGGCACCCATCCTCGGCTCGCGGCGATGCTGCTGTCGGCCGCGAACGACGACGAGACCGCGCTCGCCTGCGATATCGCCGCGCTGCTGGAAGCGCGCGATCCGCTGCGCGCGATTCCGGGACAGGGCCGCAGCGACGCGCTGGCGGCGCGCTGGCAGGCGTTGGCCGCGCATCGTCAGGGGCGTTCGCCGCCGGAAGCGGTGCGCTCATCGCTGCAGGCGCTGGATGCCGCAGCGATGCAGTGGCGTCGTCGTCTGCGCTGCAACGCCAGACCGCCGGCGAGCGTGCCGGCGCATGCGCTGGGCGATCTGCTCGCGCATGCGTTTCCCGACCGCATCGGCTACCGACACGGCAGCGATCTGCGCCGCTATCCGCTCGCCAACGGACGCATGGCGCAGTTGTTCGACGACAGCGCGATGATCGGCGAACCCTGGATCGTCGCCTGCGATCTGCGCTTCGAGGCGAAGGACGCGAAAGTGCTGCGCGCCGCGCCGGTCGACGAAATGCGGTTGCGTCGGGACTTCGCCGCGCGCTTTTCCGATCGCGACGAAGTGCGTTGGGACGAGGCGAAGCGCGCGCTGGTCGCCGAGCGCGTGCAGCGTTTCGACGGCATCGTGCTCGA from Lysobacter sp. harbors:
- the hrpB gene encoding ATP-dependent helicase HrpB; amino-acid sequence: MFLPGQREIGKVQALLAQQSPSPAGRGVGERVGGTDSRSDHRASDEPSSGALRHLLPRGEGNSQDVEILALHGELPVEQQSRVLQPSQDGRRRVVLATNVAESSVTLPGVRVVIDSGLAREPRYDPNSGFSRLDVVSIAQSSADQRAGRAGRVAEGWAYRLWPESQRLEPQRRPEIAQVELASLALELAAWGSDDLRFVDAPPTGAMAAARELLQRLGALDTGNAITALGRRMLAIGTHPRLAAMLLSAANDDETALACDIAALLEARDPLRAIPGQGRSDALAARWQALAAHRQGRSPPEAVRSSLQALDAAAMQWRRRLRCNARPPASVPAHALGDLLAHAFPDRIGYRHGSDLRRYPLANGRMAQLFDDSAMIGEPWIVACDLRFEAKDAKVLRAAPVDEMRLRRDFAARFSDRDEVRWDEAKRALVAERVQRFDGIVLDARPAGRVDPAQAAQALTDAVRALGIDALPWRESLAQWRARVRCLRAWMPELSLPDLSDDALLASLDAWLKPAFAGKTRLDALSEDELGEALKSGIGRSGLDWPLRQRIDALTPTRIVVPSGMERKIEYAYDTATDAPQPPVLAVKLQELFGLADTPRVADGRVPLTLHLLSPGGRPLQITQDLRSFWERTYPEVKKEMKGRYPRHPWPEDPWSATATHRAKPRGT